A region of Faecalibacterium taiwanense DNA encodes the following proteins:
- a CDS encoding peptide-methionine (S)-S-oxide reductase, which produces METVYIAGGCLWGVQHFFDTVPGVQMTEAGRANGTTSSLDGPYDGYAECVKVVYDEKNTSISELMAHLFEIIDPYSLNKQGVDVGKKYRTGLYSTDPRHLEEARAFINGREDRDKIMLEVLPLTNYVRSAEEHQHHLERHPEDCSYCHIPDAVLNRYRNQ; this is translated from the coding sequence ATGGAAACGGTCTATATCGCAGGCGGATGCCTTTGGGGCGTACAGCATTTTTTTGACACAGTGCCTGGTGTACAGATGACTGAAGCCGGCAGAGCCAACGGAACAACGAGTTCTCTGGATGGCCCATACGATGGATATGCAGAATGCGTAAAAGTGGTCTATGATGAGAAAAACACAAGCATTTCAGAACTGATGGCACACCTGTTTGAGATCATCGACCCCTACAGCCTGAACAAACAGGGCGTGGACGTTGGAAAAAAGTACCGGACAGGGCTGTACAGTACAGATCCCAGACATCTGGAAGAAGCAAGAGCTTTTATAAACGGCCGGGAGGACCGGGACAAGATCATGCTGGAAGTGCTGCCGCTGACAAATTATGTCCGGAGCGCTGAGGAGCATCAGCACCATCTGGAACGGCACCCTGAAGACTGCAGTTACTGCCATATCCCGGATGCTGTCCTGAACAGATACAGAAATCAGTAA
- the fabG gene encoding 3-oxoacyl-[acyl-carrier-protein] reductase, translated as MSEETIIRTAVVTGGSRGIGRAVCIQLAKQGCNVVVNYCHGEAAAAETVALCKAENANAVAVQADVSTAEGCKALFEQAVNAFGRVDILVNNAGITRDNLILRMSEEDFDAVLNANLKGAFLCCKEAARRMVRQRWGRIVNLSSVVALRGNAGQTNYAASKAGLIGLTKSLARELASRNVTVNAVAPGFIETDMTAALPEAVRAEMAKGIPAGRAGKPEDVANAVAFFAAEQSSYLTGQVLCADGGMAM; from the coding sequence GGGCTGTGTGCATCCAGCTGGCAAAGCAGGGCTGCAATGTCGTGGTGAATTACTGCCACGGCGAAGCTGCAGCTGCCGAGACGGTGGCTCTGTGCAAGGCCGAAAACGCAAATGCCGTGGCTGTGCAGGCCGATGTTTCCACTGCCGAGGGCTGCAAAGCGCTCTTTGAACAGGCGGTGAATGCCTTTGGCCGGGTGGATATCCTTGTGAACAACGCGGGCATTACCCGCGATAATCTGATCCTGCGCATGAGCGAAGAGGACTTCGATGCAGTGCTGAACGCAAACCTCAAGGGTGCGTTCCTCTGCTGCAAGGAGGCCGCCCGCCGCATGGTGCGCCAGCGCTGGGGCCGCATCGTGAACCTTTCCAGTGTGGTGGCCCTGCGGGGCAACGCCGGCCAGACCAATTACGCCGCCAGCAAGGCGGGCCTGATCGGCCTGACCAAAAGCCTTGCCCGCGAGCTGGCAAGCCGCAATGTGACCGTGAATGCGGTCGCGCCGGGCTTTATCGAGACCGACATGACCGCCGCCCTGCCGGAAGCCGTCCGTGCCGAAATGGCAAAGGGCATCCCCGCAGGCCGCGCAGGAAAGCCGGAGGATGTGGCAAATGCAGTGGCATTTTTTGCCGCAGAACAAAGCAGCTATCTCACCGGGCAGGTGCTCTGTGCAGACGGCGGCATGGCAATGTAA
- a CDS encoding sodium ion-translocating decarboxylase subunit beta has protein sequence MNFLNTFASLFSNFGNLTWQMVVMWGIGALLIYLAIAKKMEPSLLLPMGFGAILVNLPLSGAITQGDTVGPISALFEAGMSNELFPLLLFIGIGAMIDFGPLLEKPWLMLFGAAAQFGIFFTLFLAGFFFDLKDAASIAVIGAADGPTAIFVANTLNSQYLGAIMVAAYSYMALVPIVQPPVIKLLTTQKDRRIRMPYEKGNVSQLTKILFPIVVTIIAGMVAPASVALVGFLMFGNLLRECGVLNALSETAQNVLANLITIVLGLTVAGQMTADKFVRPDTLLILALGLVAFVFDTAGGVLFAKLLNLFLPEGKKLNPMIGAAGISAFPMSGRVVNKMGLEEDNQNFLLMYSISVNVSGQIASVIAGGLILTLMA, from the coding sequence ATGAACTTTCTGAACACATTCGCAAGTCTGTTTTCCAATTTTGGAAACCTGACTTGGCAGATGGTGGTGATGTGGGGCATTGGTGCATTGCTCATCTACCTTGCCATCGCCAAAAAAATGGAGCCGAGCCTGCTTTTACCCATGGGCTTTGGTGCCATTCTGGTCAATCTTCCGCTGTCCGGTGCCATCACGCAGGGCGATACCGTAGGCCCCATTTCTGCCCTGTTTGAAGCAGGCATGTCCAACGAGCTGTTTCCCCTGCTGCTTTTCATCGGCATTGGTGCTATGATCGACTTTGGCCCCCTGCTGGAAAAACCGTGGCTCATGCTCTTTGGTGCCGCAGCGCAGTTTGGTATTTTCTTCACCCTGTTTCTGGCAGGCTTCTTCTTTGATTTGAAGGATGCTGCTTCCATCGCTGTCATTGGTGCAGCGGACGGTCCCACCGCCATTTTTGTAGCTAACACCCTCAACTCCCAGTACCTTGGTGCCATCATGGTGGCAGCGTACAGTTACATGGCTCTGGTGCCCATCGTGCAGCCGCCGGTCATTAAACTGCTGACCACCCAGAAGGACCGCCGCATCCGGATGCCCTATGAAAAGGGCAATGTCAGCCAGCTGACGAAGATTCTGTTCCCCATTGTGGTAACCATCATTGCCGGTATGGTAGCTCCTGCCAGTGTAGCTCTAGTTGGTTTTCTGATGTTCGGCAACCTGCTGCGGGAGTGCGGCGTACTGAACGCCCTCAGCGAAACCGCGCAGAATGTGCTGGCAAACCTCATCACCATCGTGCTGGGCCTGACCGTGGCCGGACAGATGACCGCTGACAAGTTTGTCCGGCCCGATACCCTGCTCATCCTTGCACTGGGTCTGGTAGCCTTCGTTTTTGATACCGCAGGCGGCGTGCTGTTTGCAAAGCTGCTGAACCTGTTCCTGCCCGAAGGCAAAAAACTGAACCCGATGATCGGTGCAGCCGGCATCTCCGCCTTCCCCATGAGCGGCCGTGTGGTCAACAAGATGGGATTGGAAGAAGATAACCAGAATTTCCTGCTGATGTACTCCATCAGCGTCAACGTTTCGGGGCAGATCGCATCCGTCATTGCAGGCGGCCTGATTCTGACCCTGATGGCTTAA
- the fabF gene encoding beta-ketoacyl-ACP synthase II has protein sequence MEKRRVVITGLGTVNPLGNNTADSWAAAKAGKCGIGPITQFDTTDFKCKLAGEVKGFDPETIVDKKEARKMARFTVLALAAAAEAVADSGLDTEAEAKQIGVILSSGIGGLPTIEEQHTRGEEKGMEKVSPYFVPMSIANMAAAQVAIRFGLKGMCTCPVTACAGGTNAVGDAFHRIRDGYETAMVCGGAESCISPLGIGGFTSMKALSTATDPDAASLPFDARRGGFVMGEGSGVLVLEELEHARARGARIYAEVVGYGANCDAYHFTAPAPGGAGAIDCMALTLADAGIAPEQVDHINAHGTGTHMNDACETAAIHAVFGEHAKQLTVVSTKSMTGHLLGGAGGIEAVFTALALHDQFAPPTIHYEQPDPECDLDYVPNTGRAQAMIYALSNSLGFGGHNACIALRRWEG, from the coding sequence ATGGAAAAACGCAGAGTCGTGATCACCGGCCTTGGCACCGTGAACCCGCTGGGCAACAACACCGCCGACAGCTGGGCCGCTGCCAAAGCGGGCAAATGCGGCATCGGCCCCATTACCCAGTTCGATACCACCGATTTTAAATGTAAGCTGGCAGGCGAGGTGAAGGGCTTTGACCCGGAAACCATCGTGGACAAAAAGGAAGCCCGCAAGATGGCCCGCTTTACCGTTCTGGCCCTTGCTGCCGCCGCTGAAGCAGTTGCAGACAGCGGTCTGGACACCGAAGCGGAAGCCAAACAGATCGGTGTCATCCTTTCCAGCGGCATCGGCGGTCTGCCCACCATTGAGGAGCAGCACACCCGTGGTGAAGAGAAGGGCATGGAAAAGGTAAGCCCCTATTTCGTGCCCATGTCCATTGCCAACATGGCAGCGGCACAGGTGGCCATCCGCTTTGGCCTGAAGGGCATGTGCACCTGCCCGGTGACGGCCTGCGCCGGCGGCACCAATGCCGTAGGCGATGCCTTCCACCGCATCCGTGACGGCTACGAGACCGCCATGGTCTGCGGCGGTGCAGAGAGCTGCATCAGCCCTCTGGGCATCGGCGGCTTTACCAGCATGAAAGCGCTTTCCACTGCGACCGATCCGGATGCAGCCAGCCTGCCCTTTGACGCACGGCGCGGCGGCTTCGTGATGGGCGAAGGCAGCGGCGTGCTGGTGCTGGAAGAGTTGGAGCATGCCCGTGCCCGTGGTGCGCGCATCTACGCTGAGGTGGTGGGCTACGGTGCCAACTGCGACGCCTACCACTTCACCGCTCCCGCCCCCGGCGGCGCAGGTGCCATCGACTGCATGGCGCTGACGCTGGCGGATGCAGGCATCGCACCGGAGCAGGTGGACCACATCAACGCCCACGGCACCGGCACCCACATGAACGATGCCTGCGAGACCGCCGCCATCCATGCGGTGTTCGGCGAACACGCAAAGCAGCTGACTGTGGTGAGCACCAAGAGCATGACCGGCCATCTGCTGGGCGGTGCGGGCGGCATTGAAGCCGTATTTACAGCGCTGGCCCTGCATGACCAGTTTGCGCCGCCCACCATCCACTATGAGCAGCCCGATCCCGAATGTGATCTGGACTATGTGCCGAACACTGGCCGTGCGCAGGCCATGATCTACGCACTGAGCAACAGTCTGGGCTTTGGCGGGCACAACGCCTGCATCGCCCTGCGCAGATGGGAGGGCTGA
- the fabZ gene encoding 3-hydroxyacyl-ACP dehydratase FabZ, which produces MAEPRTVRADANTLNSEEIAALLPHRYPFALVDRILDYEPGQWAIGRKCVSRNEEFFCGHFPGQPVMPGVLILEALAQTGAVAALSLPENKGKLALFGGIKNARFRKQVTPGDVLTLHCELVEQHGPVGVGKASAWVDGKCAATAELTFVLTDPNA; this is translated from the coding sequence ATGGCAGAACCCCGCACCGTGCGTGCAGACGCAAACACCCTGAACAGCGAGGAGATCGCGGCGCTTCTGCCGCACCGCTATCCCTTTGCTCTTGTGGACCGCATTCTGGACTACGAGCCGGGCCAGTGGGCCATCGGCCGCAAGTGCGTGAGCCGCAATGAGGAATTTTTCTGCGGACATTTTCCCGGCCAGCCGGTGATGCCGGGAGTGCTCATTCTGGAAGCACTGGCCCAGACCGGTGCCGTTGCGGCGCTCAGCCTGCCGGAGAACAAGGGCAAACTGGCCCTCTTCGGCGGCATCAAGAATGCCCGCTTCCGCAAGCAGGTCACCCCCGGCGATGTGCTCACCCTGCACTGTGAACTGGTAGAGCAGCACGGCCCGGTGGGCGTGGGCAAAGCCTCGGCGTGGGTGGACGGCAAGTGCGCCGCCACCGCTGAGCTGACCTTTGTGCTGACCGACCCCAACGCCTAA